The nucleotide window CGACCTGCACCGCGACAAGCGCGCGCTGGCCGACGGCCTGCTGGAGGCGGACGACGACCACCCGGCGGGCACCGGCGCGGCGCTGCCGGACGTCGACGAGCTGGTGGGGCTGCTGCGGCGCTGAACAACCGGCAGCGCGCAGGGCCGTTGCCATATGCCCGCACGGCATACCTTCAGGCAAACTCAGTCGTTTGGTTTTGGCAGGAACCTTGCTATCTTGTTGCGCTGGCCCGGGGCCCAGACCCCGGCCAGCGTGCCGGTCCACAGCTCCGGGCCGCTTCCTTGCTGACATCCACCGACGGTGCCCCCAATGCCAAATTCGTCCCGCCTGCTTCCGCGCTTGTCCTTCCGTTCCGCCGCCCGCGTGGCCGCGCTGTGTGCCGCCGCCGTCAGCACGGTCAGCCTGCCCGTCCACGCGCAAGGTGAATGGCCGGCGCAGCCGGTGACGATCCTGATGGGCTTCACCGCCGGCTCCGGTGTCGACATCGTCGGCCGCACGCTGCAGGAATCGCTGCAGAAGTCGCTGAAGACCACCATCGTCTATGACTACCGGCCGGGCGCCGGCGGCAACGTGGCTTCGGAGGTGGTGGCGCATGCCAGGCCGGACGGCTATACGCTGCTGCTCGGCACCGCCGCCACGCACGGCATCAACCCGGCACTGTACAAGACGCTGCCGTTCGATGCCGATGCGGATTTCACCCCGATCGCGCCGCTGGTCGAGGTCTCCAACGTGCTGACCATCAACCCGGCGGTGCTCGACGTCAAGTCGGTCAGGGAATTCATCGAGAAGGTCAAGGCCAATCCCGGCAAGTACAACTTTGCCTCCACCGGCAACGGGACCGGCACGCACCTGGCGTTTGCCGAGTTCAATGCGCGCGCCGGGCTGGACATGGTGCACGTGCCCTACAAGGGCGGCCCCGACGCGCTGCAGGCGGTGGTGAAGGGCGAGGTCTGCTGCATCTTCAACCAGGTGCAGAGCGTGCTGCCGCAGTACCGCGCCGGCAAGGTGCGGCTGCTGGGCGTGACCACCAAGCAGCGCGTGCAGGTGATCCCCGACGTGCCGACCATTGCCGAGAGCGGCCTGCCCGGCTTCAACAGCACCATCTGGTTCGGCCTGTTCGGACCCAAAGGGCTGGACCCGAAGATCGCGCGCAAGGTCAATGACGCGGTCAAGGTGGCGCTGGAAACGCCGGCGATCCGCCAGAAGCTGATCGATGCCGGCAACACGCCGCGGGTCGAGACCGTGGACCAGTTCAAGGCCACGGTGAAGGCCGACCGCCAGAAGTGGGCGGGCGTGGTCAAGACCGTGGGCGCGTCGATCGACTGATCGCGCTCCACGCGGCCGGGGGGCCTGCGCCGCTAGGCCCGCACCCCCAGCCGCGTCAGCAGGTGCGCCAGTTGCGCCTGCGTGCCGGTCCCGGTCTTGGTGAAGATGGCCTTGAGCTGCGTGCGTCCGGTCTCGCGCCGGATGCCGATCAGCTCGCAGGCCTCGGGCAGGCCGATGCCCGTGGACAGCTGCAAGGCCAGCCGTATTTCCGCCGGCGTCAGGCCGTAGAGGTCGCGCAACACGGTGGGCAGCGTCATCGGCGCGGCGCCTGGCTCGTGAATCGCCACCAGCACGCTGGGGCGCTGCCAGTCCAGCGCCAGGTGATGGGCCGGGGGCAGCGGCAGCAGGATCACCTGCGCCTGCCGGCCCGCGCCATCGACGGCGCGCAGTGCCTGCGCCGGCTGCACGGTGGCGGGGCTGCACACCGCCCGCAGCGCCTCGGCGAACGGGCGCGACAGGGTCCAGCCGCCATCCTCGCGCGCGGCGAACGGCGCCGCGGCGCTGGTTTCGATCGACACCGCCGGCAGCAGCCTGCGCACCCAGGTTTCGCCGATGCTGTTGGCCAGCAGCGGCTTGCCGTCGTCGCGGAACACGATCACGCCGAACGGCAGCCGCTCCATCAACTGCGACGACGCATGCGCCAGCGCCGATACCTGGTGGGTGCGCTCGCGCAGCGCCATGGCCTGGCGCACGTGCGGGATCGCCCAGTCGAGCGCGCGTGCGTCCTCGGGCGAGAAGTGGTCGTGGCCGTGCGGGCGCTGCAGCGACAGGAATACGTCGTAGTGCGGCTGGCGCTCGACCAGGCAGGCCATCACCGATGACTGTTCGATCGGGCGCAGGAACTCGCCGTAGAAGGGCGACTTGCGCATGACCTGCGGGCCCAGCTCGCGCGAATCGATATACCAGCTGCCCACCGCCATGCGCCGCGCGAACGGCAGCGCCGGATCGATCGCGGCGAACTGTTCGCGGTAGGCGGCCACCGCCTCGGGCATCGGGTTGACCTCCTGGTGCACCAGCACGCGCTCGTGCACGGTGTCGAGCACGAGCAGGTGCGCGTGACTGCTGCCGCTGGCCTGGCACAGCGCGCCCAGACTGCGCTGCCAGGCGTCGGCGTCGAAAATCCCCTCGTACAGCGCGCGAATGGTGTCGTGCATCTGTGTGTCGCTCATGGCTTCCCTTCTTTTTACTTCTTTTATTTTTAGCACTTTACCCGCGTGGCAGCGCGCGTGCCGCCGCGGCGGCACGGCCTGCGGCGAGACGTAGCGTGTTCAGCCCTGATCCAGCGCCGCGCCAAGGCGCGAGAGCAGATGCGTGAGTTGGGCCTGGCTGTTGCAGCCGGTCTTGTGGAATACCGCCTTGAGCTGCGTGCGCGCGGTCTCGTGGCGGATGCCAAGCTGCTGGCTGGCTTCGGGCAAGCCCTCGCCGTGGGCCAGCTGCACGCTCAGCCGGGTTTCAGCCGGCGTCAGCCCGTACAGGTCGCGCAGCACGGGCCCGAGCAATAGCGGCGCGCGGTCCTGCTCATGCACGATCACCAGCGCGGCGGGTTCCTGCCACTGCGCGGCAAAGGCGTGCGAGGGCGGCAGCGGCAGCACGATGACCTGCGCCGTGGCGCCGCCGCTGGTGGCGCGTGCCGCCTGCGCGGCCACGGCGCGGCGCGGGTCGCAGGCTGCCTGGACCATGTCGGCGAAGGGCCGCGACAGAGTCCAGTCGGACACCTTGCCGGCCGGGTCCAGCCGCCGCGCCCAGCGTTCGCCGGCGCGGTTGCACAGCAGCACATGGCGCTGCGGCGAAAACACCAGCAGCGCGAAATTGAGCCGCTCGACCAGCTGCGTCGACAGCCGCGCCAGCACCGTCAGCCCGAGCGTGCGGTCGCGCATCGCCATGGCGCTGCGCATATGCGGGATGATCCAGTCCAGGCCGCCGGTGTCGGCGGTCGAGAACAGCGGCTGCCGCTGCGCGCGCTGCATCGAGAAATAGACTTCGCAATGGGGCTGGCGCTCCACCAGGCAGGCGACGTAGGAGCGCAGGCCATAGCGGTGGAAGAAGTCGCGGTAGAACGGATGGCGCGCCATGGTGCCTTCGCCCAGTTCGCGCGCGTCGATATACCAGTCGCCCGGCTGCAGGCGCGGCGCGAACTGCTTGGCCGGGTCGATGGCCTGGTAATCCGCTTCGTATTCGGTGAACAGCTCGACCACCGGATTGACGATCTCGTTGACGGTGACCTGGTCGCGCACCGTGTCCCAGACCATCATCGAGGCATGTGCCGTGCCGGCCAGCTCGGTCAGGGTGCGCAGGCTGTCCTGCCAGGCCCCGGGATCCAGAATGCCCTCGTACAAGCCGCGGATGGCTCCGTGCATGTCGGCTTCATTCATCTGACTTACCCCTTGCATTCGCGACAAAAATAATGCGCGGCACCGGCGATGCGTCCGCTCGCACCCCGGCATGCTTTGTTGTTATGGCTGCTTGTCTTTGGCCGCATCGGTATCGGCCGCCGCTTGTCTTGGCCGTTTGTAGACCGGCTCTGGCGTGATGGCGTGTCTGTTGTAGCAGACGTTGCGTACATTACCGCACTCGGGGGACTCGCGGAAAACGCTGGCGCCCCTTCTTTGGTGGGGAGTCCGGCAAGACGCGGCGCCCGGCGGCGCGCCATTGCGGGCCGGTTTGTGCGTTCCCGGGCGCTTCCCGGCGCTGCACGGTCCGGAATCGGCAAAGCCCTGATCACGATCAGGTAAAATGCCGGTTTCCCCGAATCAGCAGCGAAATCTCGCGCCATCCACCGTCATGACCTCTGTCCTGCGTCTTTCCGATCTGATTTCCCAAGGCAAACTCTCCGGCAAGCGGGTCTTTATCCGCGCCGACCTGAACGTGCCGCAGGATGACGCCGGCAACATCACCGAAGACACCCGCATCCGCGCCTCCGTGCCCGCCATCGAGGCCTGCCTGGCCGCCGGTGCCGCGGTGATGGTCACGTCCCACCTGGGGCGCCCGACCGAGGGCGAGTTCAAGACCGAAGACTCGCTGGCGCCGATCGCCGCGCGCCTGTCGGAGCTGCTGGGCAAGCCGGTCAAGCTGGTGCAGAACTGGGTCGACGGCGTCGAAGTGGCGCCCGGCCAGGTGGTGCTGCTGGAAAACTGCCGCGTCAACAAGGGCGAGAAGAAGAACAGCGACGAACTGGCGCAGAAAATGGCCAGGCTGTGCGATGTCTACGTCAACGACGCCTTCGGCACCGCGCACCGCGCCGAAGCCACCACCCACGGCATCGCCAAGTTCGCCCCGGTCGCCTGCGCCGGCCCGCTGCTGGCCGCCGAGATCGACGCGCTGGGCAAGGCGCTGGGCCAGCCGGCGCGTCCGCTGGTGGCGATCGTGGCCGGCTCCAAGGTCTCGACCAAGCTGACCATCCTGAAGTCGCTGGCCGACAAGGTCGACAACCTGGTGGTCGGCGGCGGCATCGCCAACACCTTCATGCTGGCCGCCGGCCTGAAGATCGGCAAGTCGCTGGCCGAAGCCGACCTGGTCGGC belongs to Cupriavidus taiwanensis and includes:
- a CDS encoding helix-turn-helix transcriptional regulator; its protein translation is MNEADMHGAIRGLYEGILDPGAWQDSLRTLTELAGTAHASMMVWDTVRDQVTVNEIVNPVVELFTEYEADYQAIDPAKQFAPRLQPGDWYIDARELGEGTMARHPFYRDFFHRYGLRSYVACLVERQPHCEVYFSMQRAQRQPLFSTADTGGLDWIIPHMRSAMAMRDRTLGLTVLARLSTQLVERLNFALLVFSPQRHVLLCNRAGERWARRLDPAGKVSDWTLSRPFADMVQAACDPRRAVAAQAARATSGGATAQVIVLPLPPSHAFAAQWQEPAALVIVHEQDRAPLLLGPVLRDLYGLTPAETRLSVQLAHGEGLPEASQQLGIRHETARTQLKAVFHKTGCNSQAQLTHLLSRLGAALDQG
- a CDS encoding Bug family tripartite tricarboxylate transporter substrate binding protein codes for the protein MPNSSRLLPRLSFRSAARVAALCAAAVSTVSLPVHAQGEWPAQPVTILMGFTAGSGVDIVGRTLQESLQKSLKTTIVYDYRPGAGGNVASEVVAHARPDGYTLLLGTAATHGINPALYKTLPFDADADFTPIAPLVEVSNVLTINPAVLDVKSVREFIEKVKANPGKYNFASTGNGTGTHLAFAEFNARAGLDMVHVPYKGGPDALQAVVKGEVCCIFNQVQSVLPQYRAGKVRLLGVTTKQRVQVIPDVPTIAESGLPGFNSTIWFGLFGPKGLDPKIARKVNDAVKVALETPAIRQKLIDAGNTPRVETVDQFKATVKADRQKWAGVVKTVGASID
- a CDS encoding helix-turn-helix transcriptional regulator gives rise to the protein MSDTQMHDTIRALYEGIFDADAWQRSLGALCQASGSSHAHLLVLDTVHERVLVHQEVNPMPEAVAAYREQFAAIDPALPFARRMAVGSWYIDSRELGPQVMRKSPFYGEFLRPIEQSSVMACLVERQPHYDVFLSLQRPHGHDHFSPEDARALDWAIPHVRQAMALRERTHQVSALAHASSQLMERLPFGVIVFRDDGKPLLANSIGETWVRRLLPAVSIETSAAAPFAAREDGGWTLSRPFAEALRAVCSPATVQPAQALRAVDGAGRQAQVILLPLPPAHHLALDWQRPSVLVAIHEPGAAPMTLPTVLRDLYGLTPAEIRLALQLSTGIGLPEACELIGIRRETGRTQLKAIFTKTGTGTQAQLAHLLTRLGVRA
- a CDS encoding phosphoglycerate kinase, with protein sequence MTSVLRLSDLISQGKLSGKRVFIRADLNVPQDDAGNITEDTRIRASVPAIEACLAAGAAVMVTSHLGRPTEGEFKTEDSLAPIAARLSELLGKPVKLVQNWVDGVEVAPGQVVLLENCRVNKGEKKNSDELAQKMARLCDVYVNDAFGTAHRAEATTHGIAKFAPVACAGPLLAAEIDALGKALGQPARPLVAIVAGSKVSTKLTILKSLADKVDNLVVGGGIANTFMLAAGLKIGKSLAEADLVGDAKAIIDIMAKRGASVPIPVDVVCAKEFSATATATVKDVKDVADDDMILDIGPKTAAMLADQLKAAGTIVWNGPVGVFEFDQFGNGTKVLAEAIADSKAFSIAGGGDTLAAIAKYGIADRVGYISTGGGAFLEFLEGKTLPAFEVLEQRAAG